The Lycium ferocissimum isolate CSIRO_LF1 chromosome 10, AGI_CSIRO_Lferr_CH_V1, whole genome shotgun sequence genome window below encodes:
- the LOC132035011 gene encoding protein MAIN-LIKE 2-like, which produces MEQAWDILAARPPHPLVLEILYQGGIYRCVVAGRVQHDNALVTAMIERWRPETHTFHLYTGETTITLQDVEVLYGLQVDGRALVIQKPQQMSSYRQELNRLTGFGPQESHIWGQSRLLMHPLFDHLRLVDMQHPITEDIPQVDVDRRARLYLLVIFGGILFPNTSGSHVNLRYLPFLEHLGELGCYSWGAAVLAFMHRRFRRAFMGARTDVAAFCPLLQIWVWTRMRPLQPIAADPLLDYIDEAMPYARR; this is translated from the exons ATGGAACAAGCATGGGATATCTTAGCAGCTCGGCCCCCGCATCCTCTTGTCTTAGAGATACTATATCAGGGCGGTATCTACCGTTGCGTCGTTGCTGGTCGCGTACAGCATGACAATGCTCTTGTGACGGCCATGATTGAGCGATGGCGACCGGAGACCCATACATTTCATCTCTACACTGGTGAGACCACCATCACCCTTCAAGACGTGGAGGTCCTTTACGGTCTCCAAGTCGATGGACGCGCTTTGGTTATTCAGAAGCCCCAACAGATGTCGTCGTATCGGCAAGAGTTGAATAGGCTCACTGGTTTCGGGCCTCaagaaagtcatatatggggACAGAGTCGGTTGTTAATGCATCCCCTCTTCGATCACTTGCGCCTCGTAGACATGCAGCATCCGATTACAGAGGACATACCTCAGGTTGATGTTGACCGACGTGCTCGTCTGTACCTTCTCGTCATATTTGGGGGCATCCTGTTCCCGAACACATCGGGTTCACATGTGAACTTGAGGTATTTGCCCTTTCTGGAGCATCTGGGCGAGTTGGGATGTTACAGTTGGGGCGCTGCTGTTCTGGCTTTCATGCATCGCAGATTTCGTCGAGCGTTTATGGGCGCGAGGACCGATGTCGCTGCATTTTGCCCGCTCCTCCAG atatgggtgtggactaggATGAGACCTCTTCAGCCCATAGCTGCTGACCCTCTGCTGGACTATATTGATGAGGCGATGCCATATGCGCGGAGATAG